Genomic segment of Pirellulales bacterium:
ACCGGCGTCCCCTGCGTGGTCGACCTGGCCGCGATGCGCGGCGCCATGAAGCGATTGGGCGGCGACCCGAAGAAGATCAATCCGCTGATTCCGGTCGACCTGGTGATCGATCATTCGGTGCAGGTCGACAATTTCGGCGCGGCCGATTCGTTGGACCTGAACGTCGATTTGGAATTCAGCCGCAATCGCGAGCGTTACGAGTTCCTGCGCTGGGGTCAGAAGGCATTCGATAATTTCCGCGTCGTGCCGCCGGCCGTCGGCATCGTGCATCAGGTGAATCTGGAATTCCTGGCCAAGTGCGTCTTCCTGCGCAAGGACGAGCACGGCGATGTGGCCGTCCCCGATACACTGGTCGGCACCGACAGCCATACCACGATGATCAACGGCCTGGGTGTGCTGGGCTGGGGTGTGGGCGGAATCGAGGCCGAGGCCGTGATGCTCGGCCAGCCGCTGTACATGCTGCTGCCCGAGGTCGTGGGCTTCGAGTTGACCGGGCAATTGCCACCGGGCACCACGGCCACGGACCTGGTGCTGATGGTGACGCAAATCCTGCGCAAGGCGGGCGTGGTCGGCAAGTTCGTCGAATTCTTCGGCACCGGCGTATCGAGCATGAAGCTGGCCGATCGGGCCACGATCGGCAACATGGCTCCGGAATATGGCGCCACGATGGGCTTCTTCCCCGTCGACGACGAAACCCTGCGTTACCTGCGCATGACTGGACGCACCGAAACCGAAGTGCAACTGGTCGAGCGCTATACTAAGGAGCAGGGGCTATTCCGCACCGACAAAACGCCGACGCCGAAGTTCAGCCAGACGCTTTCGCTTGACCTCAGCAAGGTCGAGCCGAGCCTGGCCGGCCCGAAGCGCCCCCAGGACCGGGTGCCGCTAGCCGGGATGCAGGAATCGTTTCGCAAATCGTTGCGAGCGCCGGTCAA
This window contains:
- the acnA gene encoding aconitate hydratase AcnA; protein product: MSASRKHDPFGARDTFNTGAGQAGIYRLSKLEARGLGKIDELPFSVRLLLEAALRTCDGYEVTEADVESLAHWATTSKQDVEIPFKPARVVLQDFTGVPCVVDLAAMRGAMKRLGGDPKKINPLIPVDLVIDHSVQVDNFGAADSLDLNVDLEFSRNRERYEFLRWGQKAFDNFRVVPPAVGIVHQVNLEFLAKCVFLRKDEHGDVAVPDTLVGTDSHTTMINGLGVLGWGVGGIEAEAVMLGQPLYMLLPEVVGFELTGQLPPGTTATDLVLMVTQILRKAGVVGKFVEFFGTGVSSMKLADRATIGNMAPEYGATMGFFPVDDETLRYLRMTGRTETEVQLVERYTKEQGLFRTDKTPTPKFSQTLSLDLSKVEPSLAGPKRPQDRVPLAGMQESFRKSLRAPVNERGFALSDADVERKATVSDNGSSSEIGHGAVVIAAITSCTNTSNPSVLVAAGLVAKKAVERGLTSKPWVKTSLAPGSKVVMDYLREAELLPALEALKFNLVGYGCTTCIGNSGPLPDEVAAGVNKEKL